One genomic segment of Chelonia mydas isolate rCheMyd1 chromosome 1, rCheMyd1.pri.v2, whole genome shotgun sequence includes these proteins:
- the MIOX gene encoding inositol oxygenase isoform X1 gives MKVIRLDADPSEVYRPEAGAEHGKLKTDYRNYTAGPLLDRVYNTYLLMHTHQTVDFVRKKSAEYGACAQRRMSIMEALDLLDNMVDESDPDVDFPNSYHAYQTAEGIRQAHPDKDWFQLVGLLHDMGKILALAGEPQVNSRGGNVCSSRMHSWAVVGDTFPVGCRVQESVVFSDSTFHDNPDTKNPLYNSQYGIYQPHSGLANVLMSWGHDEYMYKVMKFNNFALPQEAFYMIRFHSFYPWHTGGDYMHLCNNEDLRMLAWVKEFNKFDLYTKCKDLPDVTQLKPYYQSLIDKYCPGQLYW, from the exons GACGCAGACCCCTCTGAAGTTTACCGGccggaggcaggggctgagcatggCAAGCTGAAAACAGACTACAGGAATTACACG GCCGGGCCGCTGCTCGATCGCGTGTACAACACCTACCTGCTGATGCACACGCACCAGACCGTGGACTTTGTCCGGAAGAAG agtgcaGAGTACGGGGCCTGCGCCCAGCGCCGAATGAGCATCATGGAGGCCTTGGATTTACTGGATAACATGGTGGACGAATCAGACCCTGACGTGGACTTTCCCAACTCCTACCACGCGTACCAGACCGCCGAGGGCATCCGCCAGGCCCACCCGGACAAAG ACTGGTTCCAGCTGGTCGGGCTGCTGCATGAcatgggcaaaatcctggccctggCCGGGGAGCCTCAGGTGAACAGCCGTGGAGGCAACGTGTGCTCCAGTCGAATGCACTCA TGGGCCGTGGTGGGCGACACGTTCCCCGTGGGCTGCAGGGTCCAGGAGTCCGTCGTCTTCAGCGACTCCACCTTCCACGACAACCCAGACACAAAAAACCCCCTGTACAA CTCGCAGTACGGGATCTACCAGCCTCACAGCGGCCTGGCCAACGTGCTTATGTCCTGGGGCCACGACG AGTACATGTACAAAGTCATGAAATTCAACAACTTTGCTCTCCCCCAGGAG GCTTTCTACATGATCCGCTTCCACTCCTTCTACCCCTGGCACACGGGCGGGGATTACATGCACCTGTGCAACAACGAGGACCTGCGCATGCTGGCCTGGGTCAAGGAATTCAA caagtTTGATCTCTACACCAAGTGCAAGGATCTGCCCGACGTGACGCAGCTGAAGCCGTATTACCAGTCCCTGATTGACAAGTACTGCCCCGGCCAGCTGTACTGGTGA
- the MIOX gene encoding inositol oxygenase isoform X3 — translation MKVIRLDADPSEVYRPEAGAEHGKLKTDYRNYTAGPLLDRVYNTYLLMHTHQTVDFVRKKSAEYGACAQRRMSIMEALDLLDNMVDESDPDVDFPNSYHAYQTAEGIRQAHPDKVGRGGRHVPRGLQGPGVRRLQRLHLPRQPRHKKPPVQLAVRDLPASQRPGQRAYVLGPRRVHVQSHEIQQLCSPPGGFLHDPLPLLLPLAHGRGLHAPVQQRGPAHAGLGQGIQQV, via the exons GACGCAGACCCCTCTGAAGTTTACCGGccggaggcaggggctgagcatggCAAGCTGAAAACAGACTACAGGAATTACACG GCCGGGCCGCTGCTCGATCGCGTGTACAACACCTACCTGCTGATGCACACGCACCAGACCGTGGACTTTGTCCGGAAGAAG agtgcaGAGTACGGGGCCTGCGCCCAGCGCCGAATGAGCATCATGGAGGCCTTGGATTTACTGGATAACATGGTGGACGAATCAGACCCTGACGTGGACTTTCCCAACTCCTACCACGCGTACCAGACCGCCGAGGGCATCCGCCAGGCCCACCCGGACAAAG TGGGCCGTGGTGGGCGACACGTTCCCCGTGGGCTGCAGGGTCCAGGAGTCCGTCGTCTTCAGCGACTCCACCTTCCACGACAACCCAGACACAAAAAACCCCCTGTACAA CTCGCAGTACGGGATCTACCAGCCTCACAGCGGCCTGGCCAACGTGCTTATGTCCTGGGGCCACGACG AGTACATGTACAAAGTCATGAAATTCAACAACTTTGCTCTCCCCCAGGAG GCTTTCTACATGATCCGCTTCCACTCCTTCTACCCCTGGCACACGGGCGGGGATTACATGCACCTGTGCAACAACGAGGACCTGCGCATGCTGGCCTGGGTCAAGGAATTCAA caagtTTGA
- the MIOX gene encoding inositol oxygenase isoform X2 has translation MKVIRLDADPSEVYRPEAGAEHGKLKTDYRNYTAGPLLDRVYNTYLLMHTHQTVDFVRKKSAEYGACAQRRMSIMEALDLLDNMVDESDPDVDFPNSYHAYQTAEGIRQAHPDKDWFQLVGLLHDMGKILALAGEPQWAVVGDTFPVGCRVQESVVFSDSTFHDNPDTKNPLYNSQYGIYQPHSGLANVLMSWGHDEYMYKVMKFNNFALPQEAFYMIRFHSFYPWHTGGDYMHLCNNEDLRMLAWVKEFNKFDLYTKCKDLPDVTQLKPYYQSLIDKYCPGQLYW, from the exons GACGCAGACCCCTCTGAAGTTTACCGGccggaggcaggggctgagcatggCAAGCTGAAAACAGACTACAGGAATTACACG GCCGGGCCGCTGCTCGATCGCGTGTACAACACCTACCTGCTGATGCACACGCACCAGACCGTGGACTTTGTCCGGAAGAAG agtgcaGAGTACGGGGCCTGCGCCCAGCGCCGAATGAGCATCATGGAGGCCTTGGATTTACTGGATAACATGGTGGACGAATCAGACCCTGACGTGGACTTTCCCAACTCCTACCACGCGTACCAGACCGCCGAGGGCATCCGCCAGGCCCACCCGGACAAAG ACTGGTTCCAGCTGGTCGGGCTGCTGCATGAcatgggcaaaatcctggccctggCCGGGGAGCCTCAG TGGGCCGTGGTGGGCGACACGTTCCCCGTGGGCTGCAGGGTCCAGGAGTCCGTCGTCTTCAGCGACTCCACCTTCCACGACAACCCAGACACAAAAAACCCCCTGTACAA CTCGCAGTACGGGATCTACCAGCCTCACAGCGGCCTGGCCAACGTGCTTATGTCCTGGGGCCACGACG AGTACATGTACAAAGTCATGAAATTCAACAACTTTGCTCTCCCCCAGGAG GCTTTCTACATGATCCGCTTCCACTCCTTCTACCCCTGGCACACGGGCGGGGATTACATGCACCTGTGCAACAACGAGGACCTGCGCATGCTGGCCTGGGTCAAGGAATTCAA caagtTTGATCTCTACACCAAGTGCAAGGATCTGCCCGACGTGACGCAGCTGAAGCCGTATTACCAGTCCCTGATTGACAAGTACTGCCCCGGCCAGCTGTACTGGTGA